The Saccharomyces eubayanus strain FM1318 chromosome IV, whole genome shotgun sequence genome contains the following window.
CTCTTCTAATATAAATTTACCAAGGTCTTTcccaaaaagagaaaggtTTTGCATGTAGCTATAAACGTCACTCAACCTTTTCTCGTAAAACGAACTATCGTCCTTTAACTGTTTATTATCATCTTTAGATGTTTGTAATTGATGTTCCAGTgattcaatttttgtttgtaaaCTATGTTGTGTAATTCTAAGTCTTTTTGAAGCAGCGCTTTTCTCTTCACGTACTGCTTTTTGTAAAGacttgattttttcaaatctagTGTCATCCAAGgtaacttttttctttaattcttGAATAACATTCTCCTTTTCATCAAGTTTCTGGCGCAAAATTTCGATCTCCTCATTTTTTAGTTGAGTTTCTTTTAGCATGTTAGGGAGATCAtaatctttgaaaacttcttcGACATTAGAGCAAGGACGTGAATTCTCTTTAACCTCTTTCAGCTTTATAatgtcttcatcttcaccaGTTGTAGTTTCAGATAGACAAAATGCGTTTTCTAAGTGAGCGAACTCAAATTTTGGCTCCAAGCTCATATCTTTCACAACAAGTTCGACAGAGTTTCTTGCAGTTTCCAGTACACGAGGCATTGTGAGAGTTTTCGTGGGAGTAGAAGAAGGCCTGTCCATATCTACATAACCCTGTTCCTCATGAGCAATAAATTTATTGGGACTGGCATTCCCTAAAGTACTAGGCTTACCAGTAGGAGATAAAGCGTTGCCTCCTATTCCGACTGTTTGTAAACGGTTTCTTCGAGGAAACTTAAGTGGTGAAGTCGAAGCACTCTGAGAGGTTTCTGTGAGCCCATTTTTCTCTACTCGATCTGAATTCCGTCTCCCCGATACCGTCCTGCCCCAAAGATCGGTCATCCAGCCTTCCATGACGataatttatttattctcaACTATTTTGCTTTGGGTATCAGACTCAATTTGGACATCGTTTACAGGAGCAAACttttttgtgttttttctttctttatatgGCCACTTCGGCGGCTAAAACGCgatatccaaaaaaaaaaaaaaaattaatgcCTGCCAGTAAGAAAGAAGTACACTATAAAAATTCTGCATACAGATGTGTTCAAGTCTGGTGGACCACCCGGCCTGCTACCCAAACTTTGGTAGTGTTACGATCATCACCATTGAAAAACCATTTTGCGATGATGTCTTCTTTAGTAATTAGTGGAGgatttttgtaaaaatctTGGTTTTGCTCTTGCTTTTGTAGTTGCCAATGGAATGTGTCGACGTTGGACCCTGGAGTGCCAGTATCGATCGCTTGAACGTCAAACTGTTTACCCACCTCGAATGTACCCAAGGTATCCTCCATGTTTAAGACTTGAGCTCCTCCCATAGTTGCTAGATACAGGCACTCTGAAACTGATAATTTGACATTGTCGCTTTCCTTCATTGCCAGATGCCTTGAAACGGCAAAGGCCTGTCTGCCAGTAGCTAGTATGCTGCAAGAATGACCTGCTGAAACGTCGGTACCAAGCCCGACTTTTATGCCCTGGTCCAACAACCAGCGTACTCTACACTCTCCTGAAGTCAAAGAAGAGTTAGAGATAGGACAATGGGAGATGCCGCAGCGTCGTTGTCTCACCACATTCGCTTCAGCGTCTGTCAAGTGAACACAGTGTGCTAATACGGTTTTTTCTGTGAGCAGCCCGTATTTGTCGTATACATCGGTATAGTTCGTACATTCAGGAAACAGTTCTTGGACCCATTGAATctcctttttgttttctgaCAAGTGCGTTTGCACATGTAGGTCTTCATCCTTCACCAGTTTGGATAATTTTTGCATCAATTCTCTTGAGCAGGAGGGCGCAAACCTTGGTGTCACTATAGGATTTACCAGAGGATCACCAAgagtttcttttatatatttgatgattttcaCTGTACTTTCATAAGAGGTTTTGGTGTCCTCAATATAATAATCTGGTGCATTGGCGTCCATGCAAACTTTTCCAACAAGCACTCGCTGTCCTAACACAGAGCTTATCTGAGCTAAAAGCTTGGCAGACTTCGCATCAATGGTGTTATAGTAAGCCACTGTCGTGGTGCCATGAGATAGCGTCCTGCCGATTACTTTATTATAAACTTCGCTTGCAATATCTTGATTTGCTAGCGCTGCTTCCATAGGAAATGTGTATTTCTCCAGCCAGTCTAATAGAGTAGAATTCCCAAATATTCCTACATTCGGATACTGTGAGATATGATTATGCGTATCTATAAACCCTGGGAAGTAAAAACTGGTCAAGCAGGATTTGTCTTCTCCCGTTATATCCACCACTAAAATGTCATCCGGTGATAGACTAGCATCATAATCTAAACAGTCCATGACTGGATCGGAAGAGTCTCTCTTCACAAATTTGATGATTCCATCAAGAACTCCGATGGATGTTCTTTCTCTGATCCTTAGCTCTCCCAATTTAGGGGTATCTACAAATGtaccaaagaaaactaaaaaacTTGTTTGTTCATCATTGACTTTGTTCAGAATAAAGTTACTTTTTGTCATTCCTCATGAAAGGAGTGTCCAATCATTTTATCcatcagaaaaaaaatactttaCCCTAAATGTCTGTTTTAGATTTCTTATCTTTCTCCCTTTTATAACCCGAGACTGTTTATTATCTGAACTTCCGAGTGATAAATTAGTGAATGGTCATAATACATGATTTCAGATAAGATCAAACCAAGATAAGAGATAAGTACTCTCAAGGTAATGTTGGGACTGAAAAGCTGTTTGGCTATCCTTATTGGATATGTCGTTGCCGTGTGtgctttgttttcaagCAAGGGAAGGAATCCGTCATTGAATAATTGGGAGAAGTTAAAggatcaaaaattttccactGTAGATAACTTCGGGCTAACTGGTCACTCTTTGTTACAGTTCTTCCAGGATAACTTGGCAATTTTAGGTTTTTCTGAGGAGAAAGTTCATCATAAAcgctcttctttttattatgATGTTTTTAAAGAGTATATCCTACGTGGTGCTAATTCAAAAAAGTGCTCACCTGCAAACTCAGCTATTGCAAAACTGAACAAAGATGTTAATCCCATGCCAGTTCACTCTCACAATGATTACTGGAGAAAGCTACCGCTTTTTGAAGGTCTAGCGTATGGTGCAAGAAGTACTGAAGCAGACGTGTGGAATATAGACGGAAAAGAACTAGCCGTGGGCCATAACGAAGCTTCTTTGGACCCAGTCGAATTGACACTAGATAAACTGTACACGGGccctctttcaaaaatattagaTGAGGTCAATTGTCAAGATTCTTTTTCCGATAGTAAGAACGGTGTGTTCTTCAATTCGCCTGAAACttcacttttcttttatattgATTTTAAGTCCGATGACAATGAACTGACTTACAAATTATTGATGCAAAAGTATTTCAAGCCTTTGATCGACTCCGGCTATCTAACGTATTACGACatgaaaaaggaagaagttTCTTGGAACCCTATTACAGTAATATTAACAGGCAATTATCCAACGTCGCTAGAGGTTTTAGATAACGGAAATGATGACGGCTATTTCAACTCTAACCAAAGATTTGCGTTCTTGGATGCACCATTATTAGATTTGGAACCCAAGTACTCTAACCTTTCCGTCACTACGACTGTATCCTTCAACGAATTAATGAGACATTGCGGTTCTGATCATTGGAAGGTATTGTTAAGAGGCCATATGGGTTCGGATGAGATTACTTGTGCCAAGAAGGTGATTGACGAGGCCCATGCGTTGAAGCTAACAACCAGAATTTGGGGGGCCCCAACCTGGCCTTTTAACACAGTTAAGACCATTTCTCACCAAATCTTCCACGATTTGGGTTCTGATTTACTCAACCTGGACGATATGTTCATGGCATCGTCATTAATCTAAAAAACAGTATCCGAATGGTTCAGCGATAATTCGACATagtaaacaagaaataccgtatatatttatatattgaTAACAGGTAGGTTGATAGACATGCTTACCTGCTTGAGCAAAACAAGAGAACAGTATATGCGTGTTCTCTTACCGCGCAAAATTATTTGGAATAGAGACACGCGCACATAGAATGATATCTTTTGCAATAGCTCACCTGTTAGAAAACAAGTATTTATTGCGATCGTAATCGCGAGTCATTCTTCTCACAAGTCTTTAAATATTAAATTTAACTCTCAATCAACACGACCCTTATCTATtgaatatttattttttttttccgccTCTGTTTCCTTTCCGTTTTAGTGAAATTTCTAAGATTAATTGACGCAATTAATTAATAAAGGCTAGACGTGAACTTCTAGCTCGAGATATAATACAAAATGAGACATATATCCACTGCCATACCAGTACAATAACGTTTACAATGACTGCACAAAAAGAAGCACCGGTAAAGATAACCAACAAAGACATTGCTCAAGAGTTCTTGAACAGATATGATACATTTTTGTTCGATTGCGATGGTGTCTTGTGGCTAGGTTCGCATGCGCTACCATACACCCAAGAGATCttgaatcttttgaaacagTTAGGGAAGC
Protein-coding sequences here:
- the AIM6 gene encoding Aim6p; the protein is MLGLKSCLAILIGYVVAVCALFSSKGRNPSLNNWEKLKDQKFSTVDNFGLTGHSLLQFFQDNLAILGFSEEKVHHKRSSFYYDVFKEYILRGANSKKCSPANSAIAKLNKDVNPMPVHSHNDYWRKLPLFEGLAYGARSTEADVWNIDGKELAVGHNEASLDPVELTLDKLYTGPLSKILDEVNCQDSFSDSKNGVFFNSPETSLFFYIDFKSDDNELTYKLLMQKYFKPLIDSGYLTYYDMKKEEVSWNPITVILTGNYPTSLEVLDNGNDDGYFNSNQRFAFLDAPLLDLEPKYSNLSVTTTVSFNELMRHCGSDHWKVLLRGHMGSDEITCAKKVIDEAHALKLTTRIWGAPTWPFNTVKTISHQIFHDLGSDLLNLDDMFMASSLI
- the GUD1 gene encoding guanine deaminase — encoded protein: MTKSNFILNKVNDEQTSFLVFFGTFVDTPKLGELRIRERTSIGVLDGIIKFVKRDSSDPVMDCLDYDASLSPDDILVVDITGEDKSCLTSFYFPGFIDTHNHISQYPNVGIFGNSTLLDWLEKYTFPMEAALANQDIASEVYNKVIGRTLSHGTTTVAYYNTIDAKSAKLLAQISSVLGQRVLVGKVCMDANAPDYYIEDTKTSYESTVKIIKYIKETLGDPLVNPIVTPRFAPSCSRELMQKLSKLVKDEDLHVQTHLSENKKEIQWVQELFPECTNYTDVYDKYGLLTEKTVLAHCVHLTDAEANVVRQRRCGISHCPISNSSLTSGECRVRWLLDQGIKVGLGTDVSAGHSCSILATGRQAFAVSRHLAMKESDNVKLSVSECLYLATMGGAQVLNMEDTLGTFEVGKQFDVQAIDTGTPGSNVDTFHWQLQKQEQNQDFYKNPPLITKEDIIAKWFFNGDDRNTTKVWVAGRVVHQT